The following DNA comes from Alienimonas californiensis.
CAGCGGTTCCTCCGCCGCGAACATGTCGGCGTCCTCGAACGTCTCGGCGTCGGCGAAGGCGTCGGCGGCGACCGGGGCGGCGGTCTTCGGGGCCGGAGACTTCGGAGCCGGGTTCTTCGGAGCCGGGCTCTTCGGAGCGGCGGCGGCCGGTTCCTCAGCAGCGAGGAAGAACTCGCCCTCGTCCGCCATCGCCGGAGCGGCGTTGGCGTCGAAGGCCACGGCGCCCTCGGTCGCGGCGGGCTCGTCGAGCGTCGCAGGTTCATCCAGCGGGGCCGGCTCGTCGAACGAGAGCATGACCGGCTCCGCCGCCTCGAGCGCGGGGGCCGGATCGTTGGCGGCGTCCGCCAGGCTCGCCTCGGCGGCGACGGCCGAGTCGTCCGGGAACAGCGGGTCGGCGGCGGCCGGGGTCGGCGTCGCGGCGACGGCGGCCGGCTCGTCGGCGGCGCCCCAGAGTTCCATCGCCGCGTCCTCCGGCGAGGGCGGGTCGGCGGGCGGGGCCTGATCGGCGGTGTTTGCGGCGAGCGTCGCGGCCGCGGGGGCCATGTCGGCCGGCCAGTCGTCGTCCGCGGCGGCGGACGCCGGGGCCGGTTCCATCGCGTCCAGTTCAAACCCGTCCGTGTCCGCCAGCGTCGTCGGCTCCGCGGCGGGCTCTTCGGCGACGAACTCCACCGTGGCGGCGGCGGTCGCGGCGGACTTCGGAGCGGTCGGTTCGGTCGTCGCGGGGGCGGCGTCGAAGCTGTCCAGTTCCGCGGCGAACGGGTCGTCGGCCGCCGCCATCGCGACCGGCTTGGCGGGCGGGGCGGCCGGCTTGGGATCCGCCGCGGCGAAGCTGCCGGTGGACCAGTCCACGGCCACGGCAGAGTCGGCCGGCTGTTTCGGGGCGGGTTCTTCCAGGGCGACGAACTCGACCGCGGCGCCCGATTCGGCGCCCGGCTCGGCTCCCCAGAGGTCGACGTCGGTCGGCGCCGCCGCGGGGGACGCCGCATCGGCGAGCGGCACCCCGCCGGTCGGCTCGGCGCCCGGCTCCGGCCCGAAGGCGTCGCTGAAGTCAGCCAGGTCGCCCGTGTTGCCGGCGTCCGTTACGGCGCCCAGACCGGCGTCGGGCTTCTCCGCGAGGGGATCGTCCGCGGCGTCTTTGGGTTCGGCCGGGTCGTTCGCTTCGTGCAGGGCGGCGAGGGCCGTCAGCTTGTCCTCGTACTTGTCGTGCAGGACGAAGCCGAACACGCCCACGAGGGCCGCGAACACCGCGACGCCGACTTTGGTTTCGTTCGCCATGACGAATCTCCCGCGTCCGTGCGGATCGAAAAGGGGTGTGTCGAGGTGGTCGCCGCGGCGCCGTCCGGAGAGACGAACCGCAGCGGGGCGGCCGTCAGGCCGTCGTTCGGAGCGCCGCCCGCAACTTGGCGGAGCGGGCCCGGGGGTTCAGTCGCGTCTCGCTGGGCGTGGCGGTCACCGGCTTCTTCGCCAGCGGCCGCCAGCCGTTCGCCTCGACGAACGCCCGTTTGACGAGGCGGTCTTCGAGGGAGTGGAAGGTGAGGATCGCCGCCCGACCGCCCGGCTTCAGCACGGCCGGCAGCACGTCGGCGAGGGTCCGTTCGACGTGGCCGAGTTCGTCGTTCACCGCGATGCGGAGGGCCTGGAAGATGCGGGTGGCCGGGTGGGAGCCGCCGCCGGCCGGGGCGACGGCCTCCACCAGCGCGGCCAGTTCGTCGGCGAAGCGGATCGGGGCGACGTCGCGGCGCCGGACGATCTCCGCGGCGATTGCCGCGGCCCGCGGGTGCTCGCCGTACTCGGTGAACAGGCGGGTCAGTTCGGCTTCGTCCGCTTCGACCAGCAGGTCGGCGGCGGGGCGGCCGTGGCGGACATCGAACCGGAGGTCGAGCGGCCCGCCGCCCCGGCCGTCGCCGAGTTGGAAGGCGAACCCGCGGGTTTCGTCAGCGAGTTGGTCGCTGGAGAGGCCCAAATCCAGCAGGACGGCGTCGGCCCGGTCGACGCCGGCGTCGTCCAGCGCCGTGCGGAGTTCGCTGTGGGAGGCCTGATGCACCGTCGCCCAGGGGTAGGAGGCGAGGGCCTCGGCGGCGTGGCGGAGCATCAGCGAGTCGCGGTCCACGCCGACCACGCGGCCGGAGGGGCCGACGGCGGCGGCGATTTTCGCAGCGTGCCCGCCGGCTCCGACGGTGCCGTCGATCACCGTCACCCCCGGCTTTAAGGCCAGTGCAGCCAGGACCTCCCGCACCAACACCGGGCGATGCACCGGCCGCGTCGCGGCGGACGGGGAGGGCGGCGGGGGCGAGGAAGCGG
Coding sequences within:
- a CDS encoding LysM peptidoglycan-binding domain-containing protein, yielding MANETKVGVAVFAALVGVFGFVLHDKYEDKLTALAALHEANDPAEPKDAADDPLAEKPDAGLGAVTDAGNTGDLADFSDAFGPEPGAEPTGGVPLADAASPAAAPTDVDLWGAEPGAESGAAVEFVALEEPAPKQPADSAVAVDWSTGSFAAADPKPAAPPAKPVAMAAADDPFAAELDSFDAAPATTEPTAPKSAATAAATVEFVAEEPAAEPTTLADTDGFELDAMEPAPASAAADDDWPADMAPAAATLAANTADQAPPADPPSPEDAAMELWGAADEPAAVAATPTPAAADPLFPDDSAVAAEASLADAANDPAPALEAAEPVMLSFDEPAPLDEPATLDEPAATEGAVAFDANAAPAMADEGEFFLAAEEPAAAAPKSPAPKNPAPKSPAPKTAAPVAADAFADAETFEDADMFAAEEPLLADKPAADADIFMAAETPAAPVAPKPAPAAEEAALLWNLDDPAPAASVAAASPKPAAPTPALDANPDADFFLDANEPAAAPATNMAPVELADAPPATPPADVPAAAPMNEWPDLNSPPAAEAAPKPNPAANLAADEPDDGLTPVNFAPEINTRNPNLPPTRPVHNADAQTPSPLRFSGPDDRQVVEVQDGESYWTISKRAYGAAKYFKALARYNALRIRDPRNLKPGMKVICPPPSVLLAYDTDLADAERASESPGSNPGWSGYGVDDKGRPVYMVGPGDTLGDIAHKHLGRFSRQEEILALNRDKIRDPRRLKIGVLLNLPPDAAGVRRRVEDAMR
- the rsmH gene encoding 16S rRNA (cytosine(1402)-N(4))-methyltransferase RsmH; this translates as MSASSPPPPSPSAATRPVHRPVLVREVLAALALKPGVTVIDGTVGAGGHAAKIAAAVGPSGRVVGVDRDSLMLRHAAEALASYPWATVHQASHSELRTALDDAGVDRADAVLLDLGLSSDQLADETRGFAFQLGDGRGGGPLDLRFDVRHGRPAADLLVEADEAELTRLFTEYGEHPRAAAIAAEIVRRRDVAPIRFADELAALVEAVAPAGGGSHPATRIFQALRIAVNDELGHVERTLADVLPAVLKPGGRAAILTFHSLEDRLVKRAFVEANGWRPLAKKPVTATPSETRLNPRARSAKLRAALRTTA